The following proteins come from a genomic window of Paeniglutamicibacter kerguelensis:
- a CDS encoding SLC13 family permease, producing MSDSTTTLVILALAVAAFIWNKLPVEIVALGVALALFGTGIVSAEDSYSGFGSGTVVLIAALFVVAEAIDAAGITTWLGGLLIRFSGTSRTRLLVLTMGITAVLTAFISVNGSVAALLPMVVVLAVRLGREPAQLLMPMAFAAHAGSLLVLTGSPVNILILEAALDSTGRGIGFFEFGLVGLPLLIGTIGLALWLGPKLIPRRDPDTLTRDLSSHGETLMRYHLGNDGLSRLEVPAGSGLIGQPSVDPLADHPEGLFLIGVQDRSGKPGSAPLLAEGDQVIVRGDQGIIDAFATRHGLIQAADSTCGLISSSFGVAEVVVPPRSDLVGTEAYPGMITESGALVVLSHQRPGHPSTLGRASVNAGDTLLLQGTWSALDKHTADHQVILVDSPDAVRRQAVPLGPGAVPALVVLGAMVLMLTTNVVPAPIAAMLAAIAMVLLRVITPGQAHRSMAWQTLILVAGMIPLSLAITSTGTATMIAEAMISVVGDSGPLLLLAAIFAVTAVLGQLISNTATALIIIPIALSIAGESGINPIAVLMCVSVASAAALLTPVATPANMMIMQPAGYRFGDYWKFGLAVMVLYAVVALFLVPVIWPLGAS from the coding sequence ATGAGCGACAGCACAACCACATTGGTCATCCTTGCGTTGGCCGTTGCCGCGTTCATCTGGAACAAGCTTCCGGTGGAGATCGTCGCGCTCGGTGTGGCCCTGGCGCTTTTCGGCACCGGGATCGTCAGTGCAGAGGACTCCTACTCGGGCTTCGGCAGCGGAACCGTGGTGCTGATTGCAGCGCTTTTTGTTGTCGCCGAGGCCATCGACGCAGCCGGCATCACCACCTGGCTGGGCGGGTTGCTGATCCGCTTCTCCGGCACCAGCCGCACCCGCCTGCTGGTGCTGACCATGGGCATCACCGCGGTGCTCACAGCCTTCATCAGCGTCAACGGCTCCGTGGCGGCGCTGCTGCCGATGGTCGTGGTGTTGGCCGTGCGGCTGGGGCGCGAACCCGCGCAGCTGCTGATGCCCATGGCCTTTGCCGCGCATGCCGGTTCCCTGCTGGTGCTCACCGGATCGCCCGTGAACATCCTGATCCTCGAGGCGGCACTGGATTCCACCGGCCGCGGCATCGGCTTCTTCGAATTCGGACTGGTGGGCCTGCCGTTGCTCATCGGCACCATCGGCCTGGCGCTCTGGCTGGGTCCGAAGCTGATCCCGCGGCGGGACCCGGACACGCTTACGCGCGACCTCAGCTCCCACGGGGAAACGCTGATGCGCTACCACCTAGGGAACGACGGGCTCAGCCGCCTGGAGGTGCCGGCCGGGTCCGGCCTCATCGGCCAGCCCAGCGTGGACCCGCTGGCCGACCACCCGGAGGGGCTCTTCCTGATCGGCGTGCAGGACCGCTCCGGGAAACCCGGCAGCGCACCGCTGCTTGCCGAGGGCGACCAGGTCATCGTCCGCGGCGATCAGGGCATCATCGACGCGTTCGCGACCCGCCACGGCCTGATCCAGGCCGCGGATTCCACTTGTGGGCTGATCAGCAGCTCCTTCGGCGTCGCCGAGGTGGTGGTGCCGCCACGCTCGGACCTGGTTGGCACCGAGGCGTACCCGGGCATGATTACCGAGAGCGGTGCACTGGTGGTGCTCTCCCACCAGCGGCCCGGGCACCCGTCGACCCTCGGCCGCGCCAGCGTTAACGCGGGGGACACCCTGCTGTTGCAGGGCACCTGGTCCGCCCTGGACAAGCACACGGCCGACCACCAGGTCATACTCGTCGACTCCCCGGATGCCGTGCGGCGCCAGGCCGTTCCGCTGGGCCCCGGGGCGGTGCCCGCGCTCGTCGTGCTCGGGGCCATGGTCCTGATGCTGACCACCAACGTCGTCCCCGCCCCGATCGCAGCAATGCTCGCTGCGATCGCCATGGTCCTGTTGCGGGTCATCACCCCCGGGCAGGCGCACCGTTCGATGGCCTGGCAGACGCTGATCCTTGTCGCGGGCATGATTCCGCTCTCCCTGGCCATTACCTCCACCGGAACCGCGACGATGATCGCCGAGGCTATGATCTCGGTCGTCGGGGACTCCGGGCCGCTGCTCTTGCTTGCCGCGATCTTCGCCGTCACGGCCGTGCTCGGCCAACTGATCAGCAACACCGCCACCGCGTTGATCATCATCCCCATTGCGCTGTCGATCGCGGGTGAGTCGGGCATCAACCCGATCGCGGTCCTCATGTGCGTCTCCGTGGCTTCCGCCGCGGCATTGTTGACCCCGGTTGCAACCCCGGCCAACATGATGATCATGCAGCCGGCCGGATACCGCTTCGGGGACTACTGGAAGTTCGGCCTTGCCGTCATGGTGCTGTACGCGGTGGTTGCGTTGTTCCTGGTCCCGGTGATCTGGCCGCTGGGTGCTTCCTAG
- a CDS encoding RecQ family ATP-dependent DNA helicase produces the protein MDAYSPSIETDLRAQATAILRSLVGRDDADFHEGQYEAIEALVAGGRRALVVQRTGWGKSAVYFVASLLLRARGAGPTLIVSPLLALMRDQVAAASRAGVRAEAINSANALDWEQIAQKLANDELDVLLVSPERLNNPVFRDTQLPALVERMGLLVIDEAHCISDWGHDFRPDYRRIKDLITALPRTIPVLATTATANERVVHDVQEQLAVGGADVFTLRGSLARESLRLGVLRLPSPRTQFAWLLTHLNDFHGSGIIYTLTVSAAEDITRLLSEAGHKVLAYSGRTDTEERHRAETALKNNEVKALVATSALGMGFDKPDLGFVVHVGAPSSPVAYYQQVGRAGRGSINADVLLLPGTEDREIWRYFATSSMPDEERAHAVLQELGAAAGPMSVPALESRVNIRRTPLELLLKVLAVDGAVERVSGGWIRTGNPWYYDAERYTRVAAARMAEQTAMIDYENSRGCRMEFLAKALDDPAAAPCGKCDNCAGVWFSDEIQDSAKDSAQTALGRVGALLEARRMYPGGMEKLGVPLKGKIKQELQAADGRALARLTDLGWGGRLRALLENSDEPDAPIAKPMLDACVKVLSEWKWETRPVAVVSMPSRKRPQLVGSFAHGISEIGRLPYLGQLEYRGGGPRGDSGGNSAFRLAAVWDQFVVPAEMAERLAGAPGPILLIDDLADSRWSLTEAARVLRAAGAPGVLPFVLAQAG, from the coding sequence ATGGACGCTTACTCACCCAGCATTGAAACGGATCTGCGAGCCCAGGCAACTGCCATCTTGCGATCCCTGGTCGGCCGGGATGACGCCGACTTCCACGAGGGCCAGTATGAGGCCATCGAGGCGCTCGTCGCCGGAGGCCGCAGGGCCCTGGTGGTGCAGCGCACCGGTTGGGGCAAGTCGGCCGTGTACTTCGTGGCCTCACTGTTGCTGCGCGCCCGCGGCGCCGGACCCACGCTCATCGTTTCGCCCCTGTTGGCCCTGATGCGCGACCAGGTTGCCGCCGCGTCGCGCGCAGGGGTGCGTGCCGAGGCAATCAATTCCGCCAACGCCCTCGACTGGGAACAGATCGCGCAGAAGCTCGCCAACGACGAGCTGGACGTGCTCCTGGTGTCGCCCGAACGCCTGAACAACCCGGTGTTCCGCGACACCCAGCTCCCCGCACTCGTGGAGCGCATGGGCCTGCTGGTGATCGATGAAGCCCACTGCATTTCCGACTGGGGACACGACTTCCGGCCGGACTACCGGCGCATCAAGGACCTGATCACCGCACTTCCAAGAACCATTCCGGTGTTGGCCACGACCGCCACGGCCAACGAGCGCGTGGTCCACGACGTCCAGGAACAGCTCGCCGTGGGCGGGGCCGACGTCTTTACCCTGCGCGGGTCACTCGCACGCGAATCGCTGCGCCTGGGCGTGCTGCGGCTTCCCTCTCCGCGCACCCAATTCGCGTGGCTGCTGACCCACCTGAACGACTTCCACGGTTCGGGCATCATCTACACGCTGACCGTCTCCGCCGCGGAGGACATCACCCGGTTGCTCTCCGAGGCCGGGCACAAGGTGCTGGCCTACTCCGGGCGCACCGACACCGAGGAACGCCACCGCGCGGAAACGGCGCTGAAGAACAACGAGGTCAAGGCGCTGGTCGCCACCAGCGCCCTGGGCATGGGCTTTGACAAGCCAGACCTGGGGTTCGTTGTCCACGTGGGCGCTCCCAGCTCGCCTGTGGCGTACTACCAGCAGGTGGGCCGCGCCGGCCGTGGCAGCATCAACGCCGACGTGTTGCTGCTGCCCGGCACCGAGGACCGGGAAATCTGGCGGTACTTCGCCACAAGCTCCATGCCCGATGAGGAACGCGCCCACGCGGTGTTGCAGGAACTCGGCGCGGCCGCGGGTCCGATGTCGGTTCCGGCACTGGAATCGCGGGTCAACATCCGCAGGACTCCGCTGGAATTGCTGCTTAAGGTGCTGGCCGTGGACGGCGCAGTGGAACGGGTGTCCGGCGGCTGGATCCGCACCGGGAACCCCTGGTACTACGACGCCGAACGCTACACACGCGTGGCTGCGGCCCGGATGGCCGAGCAAACTGCGATGATCGACTACGAAAATTCACGTGGTTGCCGCATGGAGTTCCTGGCGAAGGCGCTTGACGACCCCGCCGCCGCGCCGTGCGGCAAGTGCGACAACTGCGCCGGTGTGTGGTTCAGCGACGAGATCCAGGATTCGGCCAAGGATTCGGCGCAGACGGCCTTGGGCAGGGTTGGTGCGCTGCTCGAAGCCCGGCGTATGTATCCCGGCGGCATGGAGAAGCTCGGGGTCCCGCTCAAGGGAAAGATCAAGCAGGAGCTCCAGGCCGCCGACGGACGGGCCCTGGCGCGCCTCACCGACCTCGGTTGGGGTGGGCGCCTGCGCGCACTGTTGGAAAACAGCGACGAGCCCGATGCACCCATCGCCAAACCGATGCTTGATGCCTGCGTCAAGGTCCTGAGCGAATGGAAATGGGAAACCCGCCCGGTTGCCGTGGTGTCGATGCCGTCGCGGAAGCGACCCCAATTGGTGGGTTCCTTTGCCCACGGGATCTCGGAGATCGGCCGGCTGCCGTACCTGGGCCAGCTCGAGTACCGGGGCGGGGGACCGCGCGGTGATTCGGGCGGCAACTCCGCGTTCAGGCTCGCGGCCGTCTGGGACCAGTTTGTGGTTCCGGCCGAGATGGCCGAGCGGTTGGCCGGCGCGCCGGGTCCCATCCTGCTCATCGACGACCTGGCCGACAGCCGCTGGTCGTTGACCGAGGCGGCACGCGTCTTGCGCGCCGCGGGGGCGCCGGGCGTGCTGCCCTTCGTGCTGGCCCAGGCAGGGTAG
- a CDS encoding RrF2 family transcriptional regulator, with the protein MESVKLSAFVDVCLRTLMLLGSQRDQQVTTREIAEQIGVPYNHVAKAVLELRNRRALEVTRGRYGGSQITEHGLQLSVGGLMRDLDDRDDVVDCVSEAGVPCPLLAHCKLRSALRRAREAFYAELDSLLVADLTATSAKALLPFPLVH; encoded by the coding sequence ATGGAAAGCGTGAAACTCAGCGCCTTTGTCGACGTGTGCCTACGCACCCTCATGCTGCTCGGCTCCCAGCGAGACCAACAGGTCACCACGCGGGAGATCGCCGAGCAGATCGGCGTGCCCTACAACCATGTCGCCAAGGCGGTTCTCGAATTGCGCAACCGGCGAGCCCTTGAGGTCACCCGCGGGCGCTATGGCGGCTCGCAAATCACAGAACACGGCCTGCAGCTGAGCGTTGGCGGGCTGATGCGCGATTTGGACGACCGCGACGACGTGGTCGACTGCGTGTCCGAGGCCGGAGTCCCCTGCCCCTTGCTGGCCCACTGCAAGTTGCGTTCGGCTTTGCGGCGGGCGCGCGAAGCCTTTTACGCGGAACTTGATTCGCTGCTCGTTGCGGACCTGACGGCGACTTCGGCAAAGGCACTGCTCCCCTTCCCGCTGGTTCACTAA
- a CDS encoding SCO4226 family nickel-binding protein, giving the protein MAEFMDVHHNMKGLSEADLKAAHEADLAIQAEENVQFKQAWADPDSGTVFCLSEAPSAEAVQRIHERAGHLADEIHAVPLVV; this is encoded by the coding sequence ATGGCTGAGTTCATGGACGTCCACCACAATATGAAGGGCTTGTCCGAGGCCGATCTCAAGGCCGCGCACGAGGCCGATCTTGCTATCCAAGCCGAGGAAAACGTGCAGTTCAAGCAGGCGTGGGCGGATCCGGACAGCGGAACGGTCTTCTGCCTGTCCGAGGCTCCGTCTGCGGAAGCCGTGCAGAGGATCCACGAGCGCGCTGGCCATCTGGCGGATGAGATCCACGCGGTCCCGCTTGTAGTCTGA
- a CDS encoding phosphomannomutase/phosphoglucomutase gives MSVEIDLSESFKAYDVRGIVGASITAEAVEAIGAAFVDVLGLSGQDVLVGGDMRPSSPEFAAAFARGAAYRGANPKMLGLISTDELYFAAGSLDCAGVVFTASHNPAAYNGIKMAKAGAVPVSSDTGLFDIRDLAQTYLDEGLPVSTEAPEGTVSEVDVLADYADYLRSLVDLSGIRPLKVVVDAGNGMGGLTTPAVLGDAILPGLPLEIIDLYFELDGTFPNHPANPLEPENLRDLQAAVVKHGADIGLAFDGDADRCFVIDEKGDPVSPSAITALVAVREIARAKAAGEETPVIIHNLITSRAVPEAVTAAGGRPVVTRVGHSFIKAVMAEEGAAFGGEHSAHYYFRDFYNADTGMLAAMHVLAALGQQDTPLSDFAAEYEPYVSSGEINSEVEDKAGAVARVLEEFANGHDLNPDHSGVVCPPCHPALENCETVVSTMDGTTVTATDGSFWFNLRPSNTEPFLRFNGEAVDRKTMELVRDGVLDIVRNNA, from the coding sequence GTGAGTGTGGAAATCGATCTTTCAGAGTCCTTCAAGGCCTACGACGTGCGCGGCATTGTCGGGGCCTCCATTACTGCCGAAGCGGTCGAGGCCATCGGCGCCGCCTTTGTCGACGTGCTGGGCCTGTCGGGCCAGGACGTCCTGGTCGGCGGCGACATGCGTCCGTCCTCCCCCGAATTCGCCGCGGCCTTTGCCCGCGGAGCCGCCTACCGCGGCGCCAACCCGAAGATGCTCGGGTTGATTTCCACCGACGAACTGTACTTCGCCGCGGGGTCCCTGGACTGCGCGGGCGTTGTCTTCACCGCCAGCCACAACCCCGCCGCCTACAACGGCATCAAGATGGCCAAGGCCGGCGCCGTTCCGGTGTCCTCCGACACCGGGCTCTTTGACATCCGCGACCTGGCCCAGACCTACCTGGACGAGGGCCTTCCGGTGTCCACCGAAGCCCCCGAGGGAACCGTCTCCGAGGTCGACGTGCTCGCCGACTACGCCGACTACCTGCGCTCGCTGGTCGACCTTTCGGGCATCCGCCCGCTGAAGGTCGTTGTCGATGCGGGCAACGGCATGGGCGGGCTCACCACCCCGGCCGTCCTGGGTGATGCCATCCTGCCGGGGCTTCCGCTGGAAATCATCGACCTCTACTTCGAGCTCGACGGAACCTTCCCGAACCACCCGGCCAACCCGCTGGAACCGGAAAACCTGCGCGACCTGCAGGCCGCAGTCGTCAAGCACGGCGCCGACATCGGCCTGGCCTTCGACGGCGACGCCGACCGCTGCTTCGTGATCGACGAAAAGGGCGACCCGGTGTCCCCCTCGGCGATCACCGCGTTGGTTGCAGTGCGCGAGATCGCCCGCGCCAAGGCGGCAGGCGAGGAAACCCCCGTCATCATCCACAACCTGATCACCTCCCGCGCGGTGCCGGAGGCCGTCACCGCGGCCGGCGGCCGCCCGGTGGTCACCCGCGTGGGACACTCCTTCATCAAGGCCGTCATGGCCGAGGAAGGCGCCGCCTTCGGCGGCGAGCACTCCGCCCACTACTACTTCCGCGACTTCTACAATGCGGACACCGGCATGCTCGCGGCCATGCACGTGCTCGCGGCGCTGGGCCAGCAGGACACCCCGCTGAGCGACTTCGCGGCCGAATACGAGCCCTACGTGTCCTCCGGCGAGATCAACTCAGAGGTAGAGGACAAGGCGGGCGCCGTGGCACGGGTGCTGGAGGAATTCGCCAACGGCCACGACCTCAATCCCGACCACAGCGGTGTCGTCTGCCCTCCGTGCCATCCGGCATTGGAAAACTGCGAGACCGTTGTCAGCACCATGGACGGCACCACCGTCACGGCAACCGACGGGTCGTTCTGGTTCAACCTGCGCCCGTCGAACACCGAACCCTTCCTCCGTTTCAACGGTGAAGCAGTAGACCGCAAGACCATGGAACTCGTCCGTGACGGAGTCCTAGATATCGTAAGGAACAACGCATGA
- a CDS encoding globin domain-containing protein — translation MLSEKSRPVIEATLPIIGERISHITPKFYSRMFAARPELLDGLFSRANQNNGTQQQALAGSIAAFASHLVNNPGTLPEAVLARIAHKHTSLGIVEEQYAIVYEHLFAAIVEDLGEAVTPEVAEAWTEVYWLMADALIKIEKGLYAKQANNKIWTDWMLVSKEAAGTGSITFRFVPADDTPVTVAEPGQFVSVRVALADGIRQCRQYTLSDAATSTAERVITTKFDEGGEVSPFMHRNLSVGDTIELSNPYGDLTIDTTGAPIVLATAGIGCTPSASALATLAAAGSDRQVLVLHAEATEDAWALKEQMRESIEALPNAELKLWLEDITAKTDNTEATEGYMDLAGLDLPADARLYLCGPLPFMRAVRSQAIDAGIPATNIHYEVFGPDLWLAA, via the coding sequence ATGCTTTCCGAGAAGTCCCGCCCGGTCATTGAAGCCACCCTGCCGATCATCGGCGAACGGATCTCGCACATCACCCCCAAGTTCTACTCGCGGATGTTTGCGGCACGCCCGGAGCTCCTTGACGGACTGTTCTCCCGCGCGAACCAGAACAACGGCACGCAGCAGCAGGCCCTTGCGGGATCCATCGCGGCCTTCGCCAGCCACCTGGTCAACAATCCGGGCACCCTGCCGGAGGCGGTCCTGGCGCGCATCGCCCACAAGCACACCTCGCTGGGCATCGTCGAGGAGCAGTACGCCATCGTCTACGAGCACCTTTTCGCGGCCATCGTCGAGGACCTGGGCGAAGCAGTCACCCCGGAGGTCGCCGAGGCATGGACCGAGGTCTACTGGCTCATGGCGGACGCGCTCATCAAGATCGAAAAGGGCCTCTACGCAAAGCAGGCCAACAACAAGATCTGGACCGACTGGATGCTCGTTTCCAAGGAGGCGGCCGGCACCGGCTCGATCACCTTCCGCTTTGTCCCGGCCGACGACACCCCGGTCACCGTCGCCGAGCCCGGGCAGTTCGTCTCCGTCCGCGTTGCGCTGGCCGACGGCATTCGCCAGTGCCGCCAGTACACCCTGAGCGACGCGGCAACCTCCACCGCGGAGCGTGTCATCACCACGAAGTTCGACGAGGGCGGCGAGGTCTCGCCATTCATGCACCGGAACCTGTCCGTCGGCGACACCATTGAACTTTCCAACCCGTACGGCGACCTGACAATCGACACCACGGGCGCGCCGATCGTGCTGGCCACCGCGGGCATCGGCTGCACCCCGAGCGCCTCCGCGCTGGCAACGCTTGCCGCCGCAGGTTCCGACCGCCAGGTGCTGGTCCTGCATGCAGAGGCCACCGAGGATGCCTGGGCATTGAAGGAGCAGATGCGCGAATCCATCGAGGCGCTACCCAACGCCGAGCTGAAGCTGTGGCTCGAGGACATCACGGCCAAGACGGACAACACAGAAGCGACCGAGGGCTACATGGACCTGGCGGGACTCGACCTGCCGGCCGACGCCCGGCTGTACCTGTGCGGCCCGCTGCCGTTCATGCGTGCAGTCCGCTCGCAGGCCATCGATGCAGGAATCCCCGCCACGAACATCCACTACGAGGTGTTCGGCCCGGATCTCTGGCTCGCCGCCTAA
- a CDS encoding PadR family transcriptional regulator translates to MILARLILGLLSLAPMTGYELKKHFDSSINHFWNADKAQIYRTLAQLVNDGHATVLTVKQGNYPDRQVHHITELGRETLVRWLEADVTAHAPREPFLARVFFAAELERDGVVELIEARRRATRNLLDEYLSQREDIDMRAAADRRSFLMAATLDNGIRHAAAELEWLEAVSEHLP, encoded by the coding sequence ATGATTCTCGCGCGTTTGATCCTCGGGCTCCTGAGTTTGGCACCCATGACCGGGTACGAGCTGAAGAAGCACTTTGATTCCTCGATCAACCATTTCTGGAACGCGGACAAGGCCCAGATCTACCGAACGCTGGCCCAATTGGTCAACGACGGCCACGCCACGGTCCTGACGGTCAAGCAGGGCAACTACCCCGACCGGCAGGTCCACCACATCACGGAGCTTGGCCGAGAAACCCTTGTGCGGTGGCTGGAAGCGGACGTCACGGCGCACGCTCCGCGCGAACCGTTCCTGGCGAGGGTCTTTTTTGCCGCCGAGCTCGAGCGCGACGGCGTGGTGGAATTGATCGAGGCCAGGCGCCGGGCCACCCGGAATTTGCTCGACGAATACCTTTCGCAACGTGAGGACATCGACATGCGTGCAGCAGCGGACCGCCGAAGCTTCCTGATGGCGGCAACACTCGATAACGGCATCCGCCATGCGGCGGCCGAACTCGAATGGCTCGAAGCCGTCTCGGAGCATCTGCCATGA
- a CDS encoding fumarylacetoacetate hydrolase family protein encodes MKFARIGEPGAERPIALDNEGRAFDISSTTPDINGAFLAADGIAAVRAGLAAGSYPELGWSLAAGEAFSAAPTGERIGSPVARPGNVICIGMNYAAHARESGAEPPTIPVVFLKPANTVAGPFDPAPIPPSAQKYDWEVELGIVIGAHAKYLPSAEAAKDVIAGLLIANDLSEREYQIPGAAGQWTKGKSLPQSTPLGPFLVPADEIDGHNLGCRSWINGEIRQDSSTADFIFDLPTVVHHLSQYMALEPGDVILTGTPEGVALSGRFPYLAEGDVGEFEIQQLGRQRQVFFREQVNA; translated from the coding sequence ATGAAGTTTGCACGAATCGGCGAACCCGGAGCGGAACGCCCCATCGCGCTGGACAACGAGGGGCGAGCCTTCGATATTTCCAGCACCACACCCGACATCAACGGGGCCTTCCTTGCGGCGGACGGCATCGCCGCGGTCCGTGCGGGGCTCGCCGCCGGAAGCTACCCGGAACTGGGCTGGAGCCTGGCCGCGGGCGAGGCTTTCAGCGCCGCCCCCACGGGCGAACGCATCGGCTCGCCCGTCGCACGTCCCGGAAACGTCATTTGCATTGGCATGAACTACGCGGCCCACGCCCGTGAATCGGGGGCCGAACCTCCGACGATTCCGGTGGTGTTCCTGAAGCCCGCCAACACCGTTGCTGGCCCGTTCGACCCGGCCCCGATCCCGCCGTCGGCCCAAAAGTACGACTGGGAGGTCGAACTGGGCATCGTCATTGGCGCCCATGCGAAGTACCTGCCCTCGGCGGAAGCGGCCAAGGACGTCATTGCCGGTTTGCTGATCGCCAACGACCTGTCCGAACGCGAATACCAAATCCCCGGGGCGGCAGGCCAATGGACCAAGGGCAAGTCCCTGCCGCAGTCCACGCCGCTGGGCCCGTTCCTGGTTCCGGCCGATGAAATCGACGGACACAACCTTGGCTGCCGTTCATGGATCAACGGGGAAATCCGCCAGGACTCGAGCACCGCGGACTTCATCTTCGATTTGCCCACCGTGGTCCACCACCTGAGCCAGTACATGGCCCTGGAACCGGGCGATGTCATCCTCACCGGCACCCCTGAGGGCGTCGCCCTCTCCGGCCGTTTCCCGTACCTCGCCGAGGGCGATGTCGGGGAGTTCGAAATCCAGCAGCTTGGCCGCCAACGCCAGGTATTCTTCCGAGAGCAGGTCAACGCATGA
- a CDS encoding SDR family NAD(P)-dependent oxidoreductase produces MSELTSTPATQDMAGLRAIVTGGASGIGAAIAATLADRGATVAVLDIDTATADARHIPFTCDVANANSVNDAVSGAARALGGIDIVINNAGIGAQGTVADNDDDEWLRVLNINVVGMARVSRAALPHLRESRAAAIVNTCSIAATAGLPQRALYSASKGAVYSLTLAMAADHVREGIRVNAVNPGTADTPWIGRLMDAADDPVAERAALNARQPHGRMVAAEEVAGAVAYLASPLSGSTNGVALAVDGGMQGLRLRPVGS; encoded by the coding sequence ATGAGCGAATTAACTTCCACCCCGGCAACCCAGGACATGGCCGGCCTGCGTGCAATAGTCACCGGCGGGGCATCTGGCATCGGAGCGGCAATTGCCGCTACCCTTGCCGACCGCGGGGCCACCGTTGCCGTGTTGGACATCGACACCGCAACCGCCGACGCCCGCCATATCCCCTTCACCTGCGACGTAGCGAACGCCAACTCCGTGAATGATGCAGTCTCCGGGGCTGCCCGGGCCTTGGGAGGAATCGACATTGTCATCAACAACGCCGGAATCGGCGCCCAGGGCACCGTCGCCGATAACGACGACGACGAGTGGCTGCGCGTGCTGAACATCAATGTGGTGGGCATGGCCCGGGTCTCCCGCGCCGCACTGCCGCACCTGCGTGAATCAAGGGCCGCGGCCATCGTCAACACGTGCTCGATTGCCGCAACTGCGGGCCTGCCGCAACGGGCACTGTATTCCGCGTCCAAGGGTGCCGTGTACTCGTTGACCCTGGCCATGGCCGCCGATCACGTACGCGAGGGAATCCGCGTCAATGCGGTGAACCCCGGCACCGCCGACACCCCGTGGATCGGCCGGCTCATGGATGCGGCGGACGACCCGGTTGCCGAGCGGGCCGCGTTGAACGCGCGGCAACCCCACGGCCGGATGGTTGCGGCGGAAGAGGTTGCCGGTGCCGTCGCCTACCTGGCCAGCCCTCTGTCGGGTTCGACCAACGGCGTGGCCCTGGCCGTCGACGGCGGCATGCAGGGTCTTCGCCTGCGCCCGGTCGGAAGCTAG
- a CDS encoding alpha/beta fold hydrolase, translating to MSRHNDSIAGGAGTDEEFVDPVPESQAPVDGGDKVKADGKATAAGEKNASGQPAAEKTSTGKAAAETASAAKDAAKEKPARPPRVPKPAKSPAKPAAAPAASKTEAPNAEAPATAVVEPAAPADKAHRDPGGYPEFHAPTRARRDGKAAQTIVFLHGGNVANWSWDPQVRAFSDYEVLTPHLPGFGARADEDWAGLDSAADDVAAIIADEVSNGGAHLVGLSLGGAIALRVAARHPELVESLMISGVPAAGVSASMRAMSRIQLKLFSSEWYWRFQAGAYGMVADEKELFADHGTKLRTDNMRAIMDEVDPGGLPEKLGDYKGPALVVAGSKEPKLVAKSFPVLERVLPQALFRTAAGRHHQWNIEDPILFNATVRSWVEKGIAHPRLQAPNA from the coding sequence ATGAGCCGGCACAACGATTCAATCGCCGGCGGCGCGGGAACCGACGAGGAATTCGTCGACCCGGTTCCGGAATCCCAGGCCCCCGTCGACGGCGGGGACAAAGTGAAAGCGGACGGCAAGGCAACGGCCGCCGGCGAGAAGAATGCGTCCGGGCAGCCGGCCGCCGAGAAAACGTCAACCGGGAAAGCCGCGGCCGAAACCGCGTCAGCCGCCAAGGACGCGGCGAAGGAAAAGCCGGCACGCCCGCCCCGGGTGCCGAAGCCAGCCAAGTCGCCGGCCAAACCCGCCGCCGCACCGGCTGCTTCCAAGACCGAAGCACCCAATGCCGAAGCGCCCGCCACCGCAGTCGTCGAACCGGCGGCCCCGGCGGACAAGGCGCATCGAGATCCGGGCGGATATCCGGAATTCCATGCCCCCACGCGCGCCAGGCGCGACGGCAAGGCCGCGCAGACCATCGTTTTCCTGCACGGAGGAAACGTCGCGAACTGGAGCTGGGATCCGCAGGTGCGGGCCTTCAGTGACTATGAGGTGCTGACCCCGCACCTGCCGGGCTTTGGGGCCCGCGCCGACGAGGACTGGGCGGGTCTGGACAGCGCGGCGGACGACGTCGCCGCGATCATCGCCGACGAGGTCTCAAACGGCGGGGCGCACCTGGTGGGCCTGTCCCTGGGCGGCGCCATCGCCCTGCGCGTCGCGGCGCGGCACCCCGAACTTGTCGAGTCGCTGATGATTTCGGGCGTTCCCGCGGCCGGCGTTTCCGCGTCGATGCGTGCGATGAGCCGAATCCAGCTCAAGCTCTTCAGTAGCGAATGGTATTGGCGCTTCCAGGCCGGCGCCTACGGCATGGTTGCCGATGAAAAGGAATTGTTCGCCGACCACGGCACCAAGCTGCGCACCGACAACATGCGCGCCATCATGGACGAGGTCGATCCGGGCGGGCTGCCGGAAAAGCTGGGCGACTACAAGGGTCCGGCGTTGGTCGTCGCGGGCAGCAAGGAACCCAAACTCGTTGCCAAGTCCTTCCCCGTGCTGGAACGGGTGCTGCCGCAGGCGCTGTTCAGGACGGCGGCGGGCAGGCACCACCAGTGGAACATCGAGGATCCGATCCTCTTCAACGCAACCGTCCGTTCGTGGGTAGAAAAGGGCATTGCCCACCCGAGGCTGCAGGCGCCGAACGCCTAG